A window of Malania oleifera isolate guangnan ecotype guangnan chromosome 5, ASM2987363v1, whole genome shotgun sequence contains these coding sequences:
- the LOC131156524 gene encoding non-functional NADPH-dependent codeinone reductase 2-like isoform X1, whose translation MGSGGGIPAAHLLSSSAAKPIPRIGFGTAEFPFSASDVKQSVLQAIESGYRHFDTAALYLSEKPLGDAVVEALRLGLIQSRDDLFITSKLWCTDAHCDRVLPALRKTLQNLGMEYVDLYLIHWPVSLKPGEQELPVKKEDLLPMDLRSVWAAMEECQELGIAKSIGVSNFTCKKLQELLSVARIPPAVNQVEMNPVWQQKKLREYCGDKGIHITAYSPLGAKGTPWGSSQVMDCQVLTEIAENKGKTFAQICLRWIHEQGVSVLIKSFNKERMKENLQIFDWRLSPEELEKISQIPQRRGGSLGSAFISEEGPYKSLMELWDGEL comes from the exons atgGGAAGTGGTGGTGGTATTCCGGCAGCACACTTGCTCAGTTCATCGGCTGCTAAACCCATTCCTCGTATAGGCTTTGGCACCGCCGAGTTCCCCTTTTCCGCATCCGATGTGAAACAGTCAGTTCTCCAAGCCATAGAATCCGGCTACCGGCACTTCGACACGGCCGCCTTATATCTGTCGGAGAAGCCCCTCGGCGATGCCGTCGTGGAAGCGTTGCGCCTCGGACTCATTCAGTCGCGCGACGACCTCTTCATCACTTCTAAGCTTTGGTGCACGGATGCTCATTGCGATCGCGTCCTCCCCGCTCTTCGCAAAACTCTCCA AAATCTTGGAATGGAGTACGTTGATCTGTATCTCATTCATTGGCCTGTGAGCCTAAAGCCGGGAGAACAGGAGTTGCCTGTGAAGAAAGAGGATCTGCTTCCCATGGATTTGAGGTCAGTTTGGGCGGCGATGGAGGAATGTCAGGAGCTTGGCATCGCGAAATCGATCGGAGTGAGCAATTTCACATGCAAGAAGCTACAGGAGTTGCTTTCCGTTGCCAGGATTCCTCCGGCAGTTAATCAG GTGGAAATGAACCCTGTTTGGCAGCAGAAGAAGCTGCGGGAGTACTGTGGGGATAAGGGTATCCACATCACGGCTTACTCGCCGCTGGGTGCCAAAGGGACGCCTTGGGGGAGTAGCCAAGTCATGGACTGCCAGGTGTTGACAGAAATTGCCGAGAACAAGGGAAAGACGTTTGCCCAG ATCTGTTTGAGGTGGATTCATGAGCAAGGGGTAAGCGTTCTCATCAAGAGTTTTAATAAGGAAAGAATGAAAGAGAACCTGCAGATATTTGACTGGAGGCTGAGCCCAGAAGAGTTGGAGAAGATAAGTCAAATTCCACAGCGTAGAGGCGGGTCTTTGGGTTCGGCGTTTATATCAGAAGAAGGCCCTTACAAGTCTCTCATGGAGCTTTGGGACGGAGAGCTCTAG
- the LOC131156524 gene encoding deoxymugineic acid synthase 1-A-like isoform X2 codes for MGSGGGIPAAHLLSSSAAKPIPRIGFGTAEFPFSASDVKQSVLQAIESGYRHFDTAALYLSEKPLGDAVVEALRLGLIQSRDDLFITSKLWCTDAHCDRVLPALRKTLQNLGMEYVDLYLIHWPVSLKPGEQELPVKKEDLLPMDLRSVWAAMEECQELGIAKSIGVSNFTCKKLQELLSVARIPPAVNQVEMNPVWQQKKLREYCGDKGIHITAYSPLGAKGTPWGSSQVMDCQVLTEIAENKGKTFAQRDLHGRPKATTSSC; via the exons atgGGAAGTGGTGGTGGTATTCCGGCAGCACACTTGCTCAGTTCATCGGCTGCTAAACCCATTCCTCGTATAGGCTTTGGCACCGCCGAGTTCCCCTTTTCCGCATCCGATGTGAAACAGTCAGTTCTCCAAGCCATAGAATCCGGCTACCGGCACTTCGACACGGCCGCCTTATATCTGTCGGAGAAGCCCCTCGGCGATGCCGTCGTGGAAGCGTTGCGCCTCGGACTCATTCAGTCGCGCGACGACCTCTTCATCACTTCTAAGCTTTGGTGCACGGATGCTCATTGCGATCGCGTCCTCCCCGCTCTTCGCAAAACTCTCCA AAATCTTGGAATGGAGTACGTTGATCTGTATCTCATTCATTGGCCTGTGAGCCTAAAGCCGGGAGAACAGGAGTTGCCTGTGAAGAAAGAGGATCTGCTTCCCATGGATTTGAGGTCAGTTTGGGCGGCGATGGAGGAATGTCAGGAGCTTGGCATCGCGAAATCGATCGGAGTGAGCAATTTCACATGCAAGAAGCTACAGGAGTTGCTTTCCGTTGCCAGGATTCCTCCGGCAGTTAATCAG GTGGAAATGAACCCTGTTTGGCAGCAGAAGAAGCTGCGGGAGTACTGTGGGGATAAGGGTATCCACATCACGGCTTACTCGCCGCTGGGTGCCAAAGGGACGCCTTGGGGGAGTAGCCAAGTCATGGACTGCCAGGTGTTGACAGAAATTGCCGAGAACAAGGGAAAGACGTTTGCCCAG CGAGATTTGCATGGGAGACCAAAAGCAACCACTAGCAGCTGCTGA